One Tumebacillus sp. BK434 genomic window carries:
- the thiS gene encoding sulfur carrier protein ThiS, translating into MTLLINGQERVLDSVQTLADVVSHFGLNERIIVIEHNLNIVPRDQYAGTAVRDGDKIEIVHFVGGGY; encoded by the coding sequence ATGACCCTGCTTATCAACGGACAAGAACGGGTGCTGGACAGCGTGCAGACGCTCGCCGATGTGGTCAGCCATTTCGGCTTGAACGAGCGGATCATCGTCATCGAGCACAACCTGAACATCGTGCCCCGCGACCAATACGCGGGGACAGCGGTACGCGACGGCGACAAGATCGAGATCGTCCATTTTGTCGGCGGCGGCTATTAA
- a CDS encoding MBL fold metallo-hydrolase, translating to MSLNIHTFVLGMFQENCYLLVDDATKQAVVIDPGQDPDEVIAALAGLDVVGIWITHAHLDHIAGLQEVKAAAPHAKVLIHEVEKDWLTDPALNGSARYPEYIDPIDGPGADAVLQHGDTLMIGEHQLEVRFAPGHSPGHVVFVGDGFVLAGDTLFNNGIGRTDLPGGDMERLIKSIREQLYTLPEDTVVYSGHGPATTIGRERKSNWAVNDQGDLLSGGSNVQWT from the coding sequence ATGAGTCTGAACATACATACGTTTGTGCTGGGCATGTTTCAAGAGAACTGCTACCTGCTCGTCGATGACGCGACGAAGCAGGCGGTGGTCATCGATCCGGGCCAGGACCCGGACGAGGTGATTGCGGCGCTGGCAGGGCTTGATGTGGTCGGCATCTGGATCACCCATGCACATCTCGATCACATTGCAGGTCTGCAGGAAGTGAAAGCGGCAGCACCGCATGCGAAAGTGCTGATTCATGAAGTGGAGAAAGACTGGCTGACCGATCCGGCGCTGAACGGCTCGGCGCGCTACCCGGAGTACATCGACCCGATCGACGGGCCGGGGGCAGATGCCGTGCTGCAGCACGGCGACACGCTGATGATCGGCGAACACCAGCTGGAAGTACGCTTTGCGCCTGGCCATTCGCCTGGCCACGTCGTCTTTGTCGGCGACGGATTCGTGCTCGCCGGTGACACGCTGTTCAATAACGGCATCGGACGCACCGACCTGCCGGGCGGCGATATGGAACGATTGATCAAAAGCATCCGCGAGCAGCTCTACACGCTGCCTGAGGATACTGTCGTCTACTCCGGACACGGACCGGCGACGACGATCGGCCGCGAGCGCAAATCGAATTGGGCGGTCAATGATCAGGGCGACCTGCTCTCCGGCGGTTCGAACGTGCAGTGGACGTAA
- the thiE gene encoding thiamine phosphate synthase, whose amino-acid sequence MDSRLYVVTGHAFLQGRTLESVIRAAIQGGADCIQLREKEYTGRQLLEAGLLLRRITAEAGVRLIVNDRIDVARAVDADGVHLGQSDLPLQAAREMLAPGKIVGISTHNVQEARAAERMGADYIGLGPMKPTSTKLDTEPVVGPAGVKEVRQHVRLPIVAIGGIKADDVAEIIRNGANSVAVVSAVIAADDVEAAARQIRSIVDQERGARV is encoded by the coding sequence ATGGATTCGAGATTGTATGTCGTCACCGGTCATGCTTTTTTGCAAGGCCGGACGCTGGAGAGCGTGATCCGCGCGGCCATCCAGGGCGGCGCCGATTGCATTCAGCTGCGTGAAAAAGAGTATACCGGCCGCCAACTGCTCGAAGCGGGCCTGTTGCTGCGCCGGATCACGGCGGAAGCGGGCGTGCGGCTGATCGTCAACGACCGCATCGACGTGGCCCGCGCGGTCGATGCCGACGGCGTCCACCTCGGGCAAAGCGACCTGCCTTTGCAGGCCGCACGGGAAATGCTCGCACCCGGCAAGATCGTCGGCATCTCTACGCACAACGTGCAGGAAGCGAGAGCGGCGGAGCGCATGGGCGCCGATTACATCGGACTCGGCCCGATGAAACCGACGTCGACCAAGCTCGACACCGAGCCGGTCGTAGGTCCCGCCGGGGTGAAAGAGGTGCGCCAACACGTTCGCCTGCCGATTGTGGCGATCGGCGGGATCAAGGCGGACGATGTGGCGGAGATCATCCGCAACGGCGCGAACAGCGTCGCCGTCGTCTCGGCGGTGATCGCGGCAGACGATGTGGAAGCGGCTGCCAGACAGATTCGCAGCATTGTGGATCAGGAAAGGGGGGCACGCGTATGA
- a CDS encoding helix-turn-helix transcriptional regulator gives MSDLTIGMQLKKIRKQTGLSVKELADRAGVSQSYIYAIESGNRGANATKLSSIASALGIPVADLYDVWSL, from the coding sequence ATGAGCGATTTGACGATTGGTATGCAACTGAAAAAGATCAGAAAACAAACGGGTTTGTCGGTAAAAGAGCTGGCGGATCGCGCCGGCGTTTCGCAATCTTACATCTACGCGATCGAGTCGGGCAACCGCGGCGCGAACGCGACCAAGCTGTCGAGCATCGCTTCGGCGCTGGGCATTCCGGTCGCCGATCTGTACGATGTTTGGAGTCTCTAA
- a CDS encoding histidinol-phosphatase HisJ family protein, with amino-acid sequence MRTDYHVHTERGPYTVEWLEQFLATARERGVTELGISEHGYRFLQTQALFDNEWTAKKRTEDLDEYMKMVMGAREAGHDVKFGIELDYIPGRNEQMRAFLASYPFDYVIGSVHWLGDFGFDLLEYRPIWDARDIKEVYEEYFSILMQLAESKLFQIIGHPDVIKVFGHEPDDAAFLQDWYNRLADHFKLHDQCIEVSTAGLRKPVQKMYPAPDFLKACFEKGVPIALSSDAHRPEDVGADYEAAIAYIRAAGYEQICTFRNRERTLVPLK; translated from the coding sequence ATGAGAACCGATTATCATGTCCATACCGAACGCGGGCCCTACACCGTCGAATGGCTGGAGCAGTTTCTTGCGACCGCCCGGGAGCGCGGTGTCACCGAGCTCGGCATTTCTGAGCACGGCTATCGCTTTTTGCAGACGCAAGCTTTGTTCGACAACGAATGGACGGCTAAGAAACGCACAGAAGATCTCGATGAATACATGAAGATGGTGATGGGGGCGCGAGAAGCGGGGCATGATGTCAAATTCGGCATCGAGCTCGATTACATTCCGGGTCGCAATGAACAGATGCGGGCATTTCTCGCCTCCTACCCGTTCGATTATGTGATCGGCTCGGTGCACTGGCTCGGCGACTTTGGCTTTGACCTGCTGGAATACCGCCCAATCTGGGACGCGCGGGACATCAAAGAAGTGTATGAGGAATACTTCTCGATCCTGATGCAGCTTGCCGAATCGAAGCTGTTCCAAATCATCGGCCATCCGGACGTGATCAAAGTGTTCGGACATGAGCCGGACGATGCAGCATTCCTGCAAGACTGGTACAACCGGCTGGCCGACCATTTCAAGCTGCATGACCAGTGCATCGAAGTCTCGACGGCCGGTCTGCGCAAGCCGGTGCAGAAGATGTATCCGGCGCCCGACTTTTTGAAGGCCTGCTTCGAAAAAGGCGTGCCGATCGCGCTCTCCTCCGACGCGCATCGCCCGGAAGACGTCGGCGCCGATTACGAGGCGGCGATCGCCTATATCCGCGCGGCGGGCTATGAGCAGATCTGTACGTTCCGGAACCGGGAGCGCACCTTGGTGCCGCTCAAATAA
- a CDS encoding helix-turn-helix transcriptional regulator, with amino-acid sequence MNQAWKKQQFIQIGQNIRDRRKAIGLTQSHLAEGLFSVQAISLIERGKLKVTPETLEVFAERLNCSVQDLLQMKDLLEEWLEELLQTALRFQEANQSAEAMAVLHTLYTEALSKNNMRYLQESSYLLCLLYHSIAKYNTSTDWGQQALRVLDPEPHLDRVLNTYITLSRNYYMVGKMWEAFDLLREAEHLVEDPAATAEAGNLYFSMAIIKQMLQNWEGCIWYSEQALTQYELRDDIIRMGRTLMMMGTAYKNQGRVNIARLHIERSIRILSQTNDARSLARCYHNLGEVELKIGADEKARKHFLRSLKLKRQSGDTASIQNTLHALAKVEMKNGNLEEARSILQDCLTRAEQMNNPLQLAITKRHFGDLSLMQNQEEEFVLFYKQAIEAFEKLEFSTELAEAAEKLGEYYIEKGRERLAIPYVRLANKHYRKLLKKS; translated from the coding sequence ATGAATCAGGCTTGGAAGAAGCAGCAGTTTATTCAGATTGGTCAGAATATTCGTGATCGTCGTAAGGCGATCGGTTTGACCCAGAGCCACTTAGCCGAGGGTCTCTTTTCTGTGCAGGCGATCTCCCTGATCGAACGGGGCAAGCTGAAAGTGACGCCCGAGACCTTGGAGGTGTTTGCAGAGCGGTTGAACTGCAGCGTTCAAGACCTGCTTCAAATGAAAGATCTCCTGGAAGAATGGTTGGAAGAACTCCTCCAAACGGCACTCCGCTTTCAAGAAGCTAACCAATCGGCCGAGGCGATGGCAGTCCTCCATACGCTGTATACGGAAGCACTTTCGAAGAACAACATGCGATACTTACAGGAAAGTTCCTACCTGCTTTGCCTCTTATACCACTCAATTGCCAAATACAACACATCGACGGACTGGGGTCAGCAGGCGCTGCGCGTGCTCGACCCCGAGCCGCACTTAGACCGTGTGCTCAACACCTACATCACCCTCAGCCGCAACTACTACATGGTCGGCAAGATGTGGGAAGCTTTCGACTTGCTGCGGGAAGCGGAACATCTCGTCGAGGACCCTGCGGCGACCGCCGAAGCGGGCAATCTTTATTTCAGCATGGCGATCATCAAGCAAATGCTGCAGAACTGGGAAGGCTGCATCTGGTATTCGGAACAGGCGCTCACGCAATACGAACTGCGGGATGATATCATCCGCATGGGGCGCACCCTGATGATGATGGGCACCGCCTACAAGAATCAGGGCCGGGTCAACATCGCCAGACTGCACATCGAACGCTCGATTCGGATCTTGAGCCAAACCAACGATGCCCGTTCGCTGGCCCGCTGCTACCACAATCTCGGCGAAGTCGAGCTGAAAATCGGTGCTGATGAGAAAGCGCGCAAACACTTCTTGCGTTCGCTCAAGCTGAAACGGCAGTCGGGCGACACCGCCAGCATTCAAAACACGCTGCACGCCCTCGCGAAAGTCGAAATGAAAAATGGCAATCTGGAGGAAGCGCGCTCCATCCTCCAAGATTGCCTCACACGCGCCGAACAGATGAACAATCCCCTGCAATTGGCGATCACCAAACGACACTTTGGCGATCTTTCCCTCATGCAAAATCAGGAAGAAGAATTTGTCCTCTTTTACAAACAAGCGATCGAAGCTTTTGAAAAATTGGAGTTCTCCACCGAATTGGCCGAAGCTGCGGAGAAACTGGGCGAGTACTATATCGAGAAAGGGAGGGAACGTCTCGCGATCCCCTATGTGCGTTTAGCGAACAAACATTATCGAAAGCTGCTTAAAAAATCGTAG
- a CDS encoding YhcN/YlaJ family sporulation lipoprotein, which produces MNFMKTRSLLAILTAVALVGCGNQGAAPKQQAGDHVNIKTTPAEQNPNRQQVSEIHKPNYKVRAPQIDVANNAPPKSTDQQADDIANMLTRLPGVERAAVVITGKTALVGLDLNANITGSQIDSIKFSAKEAVERSGKGYNALVSADLDTVTRSRALIRDIRNGKPIEGISNEIADIVSRLIPEM; this is translated from the coding sequence ATGAACTTCATGAAAACCAGATCTTTGCTGGCCATCCTCACCGCTGTCGCGCTCGTCGGGTGCGGGAACCAGGGAGCCGCTCCCAAGCAGCAGGCGGGCGATCACGTGAACATCAAAACCACACCGGCGGAACAAAACCCCAACCGCCAGCAAGTCTCGGAGATCCACAAGCCGAACTACAAAGTGCGTGCACCGCAAATCGATGTGGCGAACAACGCGCCACCCAAAAGCACCGATCAGCAGGCGGACGATATCGCGAACATGCTGACCCGGCTGCCCGGCGTCGAGCGCGCCGCCGTGGTGATCACCGGCAAGACGGCGCTGGTCGGACTTGACCTGAACGCCAACATCACCGGCTCGCAGATCGACTCGATCAAATTCTCGGCCAAAGAAGCGGTCGAGCGCAGCGGCAAAGGCTACAACGCCCTCGTCTCCGCCGACCTCGACACGGTGACCCGTTCCCGCGCCTTGATCCGCGACATTCGAAATGGCAAGCCGATCGAAGGAATCTCCAACGAAATTGCAGACATCGTCTCCCGTCTGATCCCGGAGATGTAA
- a CDS encoding CoA-binding protein, with translation MFQNPSDEQLIDLLKNSKRIAVVGLSGDPEKASYQVASYEQSQGYEIVPVNPTVDSVLGRKSHPSLLEADGPIDIVNIFRRSHEVAGIVDQAIQIGAKAVWTQLEIIDEAAAKKAQEAGLLVVMDKCLKVEHFRLLGQAKI, from the coding sequence ATGTTCCAAAATCCATCTGATGAGCAGTTGATCGACCTGTTGAAAAACAGCAAAAGAATCGCCGTCGTCGGCCTGTCGGGCGATCCGGAGAAAGCAAGCTATCAAGTGGCGTCCTATGAGCAGTCTCAAGGCTATGAGATCGTCCCGGTCAACCCGACGGTCGACTCGGTGCTCGGGCGCAAATCGCACCCGTCGCTGCTGGAAGCTGATGGGCCGATCGACATCGTCAACATCTTCCGCAGAAGTCACGAGGTGGCGGGCATCGTCGACCAGGCGATTCAGATCGGGGCGAAAGCGGTCTGGACGCAACTGGAGATCATCGACGAAGCGGCGGCGAAAAAAGCGCAGGAAGCAGGGCTGCTCGTCGTGATGGACAAATGTTTGAAAGTGGAGCACTTCCGTCTGCTCGGCCAAGCAAAAATCTAG
- a CDS encoding thiazole synthase encodes MANTLKIGTYEFNSRLLLGTGKFPDLDIQQQAVDASETEILTFAIRRLNIDNPNNPNFLERLDLKKYTLLPNTAGAQTAEEAVRIARLAKASGLCDMIKVEVIGDMRTLLPDPIGTLKATEQLVKEGFTVLTYTSDDPLLARHLVEAGAHAVMPGASPIGSGLGLLNPHYLSFIIEECAGKVPVIIDAGIGSPADVAQSMELGADAVLLNTAVAGASDPVLMAEAMKLAVQAGRKGFMAGRIPKKRYANASSPMEMMIE; translated from the coding sequence ATGGCAAACACGTTAAAAATCGGCACGTATGAGTTCAACTCCCGCCTGCTGCTCGGCACAGGCAAATTCCCGGATCTCGACATTCAGCAACAGGCGGTCGACGCTTCGGAAACGGAGATCCTGACCTTTGCGATCCGCCGTCTGAACATCGACAACCCGAACAATCCGAACTTCCTGGAGCGGCTCGACCTGAAAAAATACACCTTGCTGCCGAACACGGCCGGCGCGCAGACGGCAGAAGAAGCGGTGCGCATCGCCCGCCTCGCCAAAGCGTCCGGTCTCTGCGACATGATCAAAGTCGAAGTGATCGGCGACATGCGCACCTTGCTGCCCGATCCGATCGGCACGCTGAAAGCGACCGAGCAGTTGGTCAAGGAAGGCTTCACCGTGCTGACCTACACTTCGGATGATCCCCTCCTCGCACGCCACCTCGTCGAAGCGGGCGCACATGCGGTCATGCCGGGCGCATCGCCGATCGGCTCCGGCCTCGGCCTGCTCAACCCGCACTACCTGTCGTTCATCATCGAAGAGTGCGCCGGCAAAGTGCCGGTGATCATCGACGCGGGTATCGGCTCTCCGGCCGACGTGGCGCAATCGATGGAGCTCGGCGCCGATGCGGTGCTCTTGAACACGGCGGTCGCCGGCGCATCCGACCCGGTGCTAATGGCCGAAGCGATGAAGCTGGCCGTGCAGGCAGGGCGCAAAGGCTTCATGGCCGGCCGCATCCCGAAGAAGCGCTATGCCAACGCTTCTTCGCCGATGGAAATGATGATCGAATAG